CAGAGAGATCACCTTTACAAGGGGAAAACACTAGGAAGAGGTAGGCAAATATCTCTGCAAATAAATGTTggaagtaatatatatatatatatatatatatatttgtatttggcTAAATAATCTCTCTACACTGTGCTACACAAAGATATCTACATTAACCAAttctactattaaaaaaaaaactattaactaTTACATTCAATCAAGTTTATACATGCACAGTATGTACTAAATTTGCTGTCATCATTGTTTAATTGTCTCACTCAAGTGTAATCACTGTTGCTCACAAATAAGTGCTATTTATTGATAAATGCCATTGATGTGTCAGTAACTTACACAAACATCCTCCAGGTGTTATTACTGTCTGAATATTGCCAATTCATTGGCTAATGGTGGTAGAACCGCCCTCTGAGGAGTTTTGTCAACCATGTCTCAAAAGGACATTACATTGTTCcacaaatatttcatattcatgAAACAATTTATCTGCCCCACATCTTGTTCCAGCAACCCACAGCAATTTCTACATAACTTTGAGCCACTACTGAGAGACATTTGTGGTTGAACCTTATAGATGTCCTGGAGAAAGAAATCCTATCTGCTGGATGCTTCTGTTCCTTTCCCCACTCAGAGAACCAGGGTTAAATATGTAAcaagatgttttgttttgccaaTTAATTCCCTTTCTGATTTCCGACAGTAAATTTTAATACGTGTGATGGAAAAACAAGAATACTCTTTCAGTCTGATGACAAGCGGTTTGATGTGAACATGGATGgcactgtaacactgaagagATCACTGACTCTTCATGAGGGTTATGAGGTGTTTACTGTGCACGCTTGGGATGCCAATGGCAAGAAGCACACTGTATCTATCAGAGTTGAATATGTCGACCATCTTAAGGGGCATCAGATGGATACAGTCATGAACATCTCTTCAAAGGTACAAATAATTTCCTCAGAGAAAATGCtgtacaatacaatacaagTCTGACCTCTATTggacatttcagttttttatgtgTTACTTTACTGAGGTACTTAAATGGACACCTTCAGTTGTCAAATTCTCTACATGTCAATTTCTGTACATGTTCAGGGGGAACTATTAATGTCATTGTAAAGTATCTTGATGGCATTTATCAGTTTTGGCCCAACACCAAAATGATAGTGTGTCTTGAAAAGAAACGGATGCTCCACCAtatcaaatgctttttaaaaatccaaaaataatataaatccaTCATCTTCAATTAAATGACTGTACTCTATGATGTCAAGCACTAAACGAATATTATGTACTGATCTTCCTTAAGGAACCCAGACTCTCAAAGTCTAATTAATTATTTGAGGAAGTCTCTCCCTTAATCTAGCAGCAATAACTCTGGTAATTAGTTTGTAATCAGATAATCATTTGTTGACTAGAGTTAatagatggtaaatatcatatattaagTTTGGTGTCTaccttagagataatcaccacaTTAATATGATGGCATTATCAAGACTGCTCAGAGAAGGAGCATGAAGGAGGGCAAAGCCTGGTGgatgttttttgataaatgctttttaattacaAGAAGCACAGAGACTAAAGTACAAGGAGGATACTGGGTGAATTAATGTTGTTTGTGCTCTTCTGTGAAAACATTTGGTTTACTGTAagataaacaatttatttatttatattttaattgggtttttttttgttgttgttgttttgttttgtttttgttttgttttgatttttttgctaatattttcaGATGAAACCTCACTTTGATGATATGATTCTGACTTTTCCAAAGTCTTCAACGGGTCTAAAGAGAGCAAAGAGAGGTTGGGTTATTCCTCCAGTCAATATACCTGAAAACAGCCGAGGTCCTTTCCCAATGAAGCTGGTCCAGGTGAGTGTAAATCATGAAAGGACAGTTCAAAATTGGATGGATGAGGGAGAGATTTGTTTGTCACTGACTTTGTACTGTTATTGTTTCTGTATTTAGATAAAATCAGACTTTGCCCTGGAAACTCAAATGGTATACAGCATTACAGGTGAAGGAGCGGATCAAGATCCAAAGGGGATTTTTACTATTGAAAGATTGACAGGGAATCTCTATGTGACTCAGCCACtcaagagagaaaaaaaagcttCATACAGAGTAAGTTAATTTTTAGTCTCTTTAACTTTTATTccaagtttgtgtgtgtgtgtattttggtATTGAACTGTCTGATCATTCTTAATTAACTGAAAACTGTCCTTTTCATGTGTTTGCATGTGACCTTACATTTCATATGTGTTTATGTACTAGTTTTCTTTATACTACACTTGCATATCTCTGTCTCAAAGCTAACAGACAACTCTAATTTTGATTTTCAGTAATTGAGCCTTTAAAGAAACTCATATCTTTGCCTCATTAATCTCATATCTTTCGATTACAGCTCATGCTGCAGCACTTTCTGCTAGTAGTACTGCAGAAAAATCATAGACATGGACTAAAAGACTTTAAAGGAACTCATTAAATATTTGCCCCTAACATGCCCAAATTTCTTCTCATTTCTTTAGCTTATAGTTCATGCTACAGGACTTGGTGTGAATATAGCAGAAAAACCAATGGAAATTGTCATCAGTGTGATCGACCAGAATGATAATAAGCCTGTGTTTACTCAAAATCCTTTTAATGCAAAGAGAGGTTGGGTTATTCCTCCAGTCAATATACCTGAAAACAGCCGAGGTCCTTTCCCAATGAAGCTGGTCCAGGTGAGTGTAAATCATGAAAGGACAGTTCAAAATTGGATGGATGAGGGAGAGATTTGTTTGTCATTGACTTTGTACTGTTATTGTTTCTGTATTTAGATAAAATCAGACTTTGCCCTGGAAACTCAAATGGTATACAGCATTACAGGTGAAGGAGCGGATCAAGACCCAAAGGGGATTTTTACTATTGAAAGATTGTCAGGGAATCTCATGGTGACTCAGCCACTtgacagagaaaaaaaagcttCATACAGAGTAAGTTAATTTTTAGTCTCTTTAACTTTTATTccaagtttgtgtgtgtgtggattttgGTATTGAACTGTCTGATCATTCTTAATTAACTGAAAACTGTCCTTTTCATGTGTTTGCATGTGACCTTACATTTCATATATGTACTAGTTTTCTTTATACTACACTTGCATATCACTGTCTCAAAGCTAACAGACAACTCTAATTTTGATTTTCAGTAATTGAGCCTTTAAAGAAACTCATATCTTTGCCTCATTAATCTCATATCTTTCGATTACAGCTCATGCTGCAGCACTTTCTGCGAGTAGTACTGCAGGAAAAATCATAGACATGGACTAAAAGACTTTAAAGGAACTCATTAAATATTTGCCCCTAACATGCCCAAATTTCCTCTAATTTCTTTAGCTTGTAGCGCATGCTACAGGACTTGGTGTGAATATAGCAGAAAAACCAATGGATATTGTCATCATTGTGAGCGACCAAAATGATAATAAGCCTGTGTTTACTCAAAATCCTTTTAATGGAAGTGTTCATGAAGCTGCTGAAATAGGTAGGTATATGGTGCAGTTTCTCAGTAAAATAGCTTTCAGCAACcccctttttttcttcaaatgccTCTTCAGCTTCAACAGTTCTAGGATTTCATCCTCAGGTGGGCTTAGTCCTTAATGAGATCATTAGATTCAAAGATACAAATATAGGCTGAATAAATTTGTACGGTACTTgtgaaaactgtaatactgtataaagtaaatatgcacaaatacccattaaagctacaaaagttactTAGTTAAGAGCAGTTTGCCGTCTTGCTCTTGAATGACTTAAAATCACTTCAGTGTTTAAACTGACAAGACTTAGAACTCGTGAGAATGGTACATTTTCTTGGGGAAGTAGCACTTGTCCAATTCAAATAGTTTTAGAGGGGCTGTGGAAAAGATAGAGGGGCTGAAGCCCACTCTTCTGCTTTTTAGCTTTTATCACCTAATCAGTCATTCTTCTCTCATCAAAGGCTATGAGTTTATGACGGTCACAGCCACTGATGCAGATGACCCAAATGAGTACAATGGTATAGTCAGCTACGCAATTGTCAGCCAAGAGCCGCAActtccaaaaacaaacatgtttgagATCAACAATTCAACTGGAATCATTCGTGTGCGAGAACTAGGCATGGACAGAAAGGTGAGTAATTACATTTGATTGATCTCAAAGTGACATGATGTAAGCAAACTCATCAGTTATCTTCCTTTTCAGCAATGGCCCAGATATACTTTGTTAATTGAAGCTGCTGACATGAATGGATATGGTTTGTCAACCAATGGCACCGCTGTTATTACTGTTAC
The sequence above is a segment of the Labeo rohita strain BAU-BD-2019 chromosome 7, IGBB_LRoh.1.0, whole genome shotgun sequence genome. Coding sequences within it:
- the LOC127168680 gene encoding cadherin-1 isoform X2, with protein sequence MKTEMRLGVIILLCKVFLCGLAEESVCTPGFESELLVFKVQRDHLYKGKTLGRVNFNTCDGKTRILFQSDDKRFDVNMDGTVTLKRSLTLHEGYEVFTVHAWDANGKKHTVSIRVEYVDHLKGHQMDTVMNISSKMKPHFDDMILTFPKSSTGLKRAKRGWVIPPVNIPENSRGPFPMKLVQIKSDFALETQMVYSITGEGADQDPKGIFTIERLTGNLYVTQPLKREKKASYRLIVHATGLGVNIAEKPMEIVISVIDQNDNKPVFTQNPFNAKRGWVIPPVNIPENSRGPFPMKLVQIKSDFALETQMVYSITGEGADQDPKGIFTIERLSGNLMVTQPLDREKKASYRLVAHATGLGVNIAEKPMDIVIIVSDQNDNKPVFTQNPFNGSVHEAAEIGYEFMTVTATDADDPNEYNGIVSYAIVSQEPQLPKTNMFEINNSTGIIRVRELGMDRKQWPRYTLLIEAADMNGYGLSTNGTAVITVTDDSDKEPHFEQTSWFSFCFV
- the LOC127168680 gene encoding cadherin-1 isoform X1 codes for the protein MKTEMRLGVIILLCKVFLCGLAEESVCTPGFESELLVFKVQRDHLYKGKTLGRVNFNTCDGKTRILFQSDDKRFDVNMDGTVTLKRSLTLHEGYEVFTVHAWDANGKKHTVSIRVEYVDHLKGHQMDTVMNISSKMKPHFDDMILTFPKSSTGLKRAKRGWVIPPVNIPENSRGPFPMKLVQIKSDFALETQMVYSITGEGADQDPKGIFTIERLTGNLYVTQPLKREKKASYRLIVHATGLGVNIAEKPMEIVISVIDQNDNKPVFTQNPFNAKRGWVIPPVNIPENSRGPFPMKLVQIKSDFALETQMVYSITGEGADQDPKGIFTIERLSGNLMVTQPLDREKKASYRLVAHATGLGVNIAEKPMDIVIIVSDQNDNKPVFTQNPFNGSVHEAAEIGYEFMTVTATDADDPNEYNGIVSYAIVSQEPQLPKTNMFEINNSTGIIRVRELGMDRKQWPRYTLLIEAADMNGYGLSTNGTAVITVTDDSDKEPHFEQTSHKPVTEKKLLLTDEDDSG